In Janthinobacterium sp. 67, a genomic segment contains:
- the aceF gene encoding dihydrolipoyllysine-residue acetyltransferase, translated as MSIVEVKVPDIGDFKEVEIIELMVKPGDTVKVDQSLITVESDKASMEIPSSHAGVVKELKVNVGDKIAEGSLVLLLEVADDASAPAPAAAAPAPAAEAAPAAAPAAAPAPAAPAGAPALVEVTVPDIGDFKEVEVIELMVKVGDSIKVDQSLLTVESDKASMEIPSSHAGIVKELKVKVGDKVAKGSLVLVVETTGAAAPAAPAAAAPAPAAQAAAAPAAAVASAPVAAPAPAPAAAPAVNGKLAHASPSIRKFARELGVDLARVGGSGPKGRITQEDVQNFVKGVMSGAVAAPNAPVAAKGGSGVGLDLLPWPSLDFSKFGTTELLPLSRIKKISGPNLHRNWVMIPHVTQFDEADVTDLEAFRVDTNAANAKNKDAAKLTMLAFVIKASVAALKKFPAFNASLDAKGENLILKQYYNIGFAADTPNGLVVPVIKGADQKSVSQIAREMTELSLQAREGKLKPADMQGASFTISSLGGIGGTHFTPIVNAPEVAILGLSKASIKPVWDGKAFQPRLMMGTSLSYDHRVVDGAMGARFSVYLGEVLADMRKILL; from the coding sequence ATGAGCATTGTGGAAGTCAAAGTCCCGGATATCGGCGATTTCAAGGAAGTCGAGATCATTGAACTGATGGTCAAGCCAGGCGATACGGTCAAGGTCGACCAGTCCCTGATCACGGTCGAATCGGACAAGGCCAGCATGGAAATTCCATCGAGCCACGCCGGTGTCGTCAAGGAATTGAAAGTCAACGTGGGCGACAAGATCGCCGAAGGTTCGCTGGTCCTGCTGCTGGAAGTGGCGGACGACGCCTCGGCGCCTGCGCCTGCCGCTGCCGCCCCTGCACCGGCTGCTGAAGCTGCACCTGCCGCCGCTCCTGCGGCCGCGCCAGCACCTGCCGCCCCTGCCGGCGCGCCGGCCCTGGTCGAAGTGACCGTGCCCGATATCGGCGACTTCAAGGAAGTCGAAGTCATCGAACTGATGGTCAAGGTCGGCGACAGCATCAAGGTCGACCAGTCGCTGCTGACGGTTGAATCGGACAAGGCCAGCATGGAAATCCCGTCGAGCCACGCCGGTATCGTCAAGGAATTGAAAGTCAAGGTCGGCGACAAGGTTGCCAAGGGTTCGCTGGTGCTGGTCGTGGAAACGACGGGCGCCGCTGCTCCTGCCGCACCTGCAGCTGCCGCACCGGCACCCGCCGCGCAAGCTGCCGCCGCGCCAGCCGCCGCCGTCGCTTCGGCGCCGGTCGCTGCCCCGGCACCGGCTCCTGCCGCCGCGCCTGCCGTCAACGGCAAGCTGGCGCACGCGTCGCCATCGATCCGCAAGTTCGCGCGCGAACTGGGCGTGGACCTGGCCCGCGTGGGCGGTTCCGGTCCGAAGGGCCGCATCACCCAGGAAGACGTGCAGAACTTCGTCAAGGGCGTGATGTCGGGCGCCGTCGCCGCGCCAAATGCGCCCGTCGCCGCCAAAGGCGGTTCGGGCGTGGGCCTGGATCTGCTGCCATGGCCGTCGCTGGACTTCAGCAAGTTCGGCACGACCGAATTGCTGCCGCTGTCGCGCATCAAGAAGATCTCGGGTCCGAATTTGCACCGCAACTGGGTCATGATCCCGCACGTCACGCAGTTCGACGAAGCGGACGTGACGGACCTGGAAGCGTTCCGCGTCGACACCAACGCGGCCAATGCGAAGAACAAGGATGCGGCCAAGCTGACCATGCTGGCCTTCGTCATCAAGGCTTCCGTCGCCGCGCTGAAGAAATTCCCCGCGTTTAACGCTTCGCTCGACGCCAAGGGCGAAAACCTGATCCTCAAGCAGTACTACAACATCGGCTTCGCTGCCGACACGCCGAACGGCCTGGTGGTCCCCGTGATCAAGGGCGCGGACCAGAAGTCGGTCTCGCAGATCGCCCGCGAAATGACGGAACTGTCGCTGCAGGCGCGCGAAGGCAAGCTGAAACCGGCCGACATGCAGGGTGCCAGCTTCACGATCTCGTCCCTGGGCGGCATCGGCGGCACGCATTTCACGCCTATCGTCAATGCGCCGGAAGTGGCGATCCTGGGTCTGTCGAAAGCCTCGATCAAGCCGGTATGGGATGGCAAGGCCTTCCAACCACGTTTGATGATGGGCACCTCGCTGTCCTACGACCACCGCGTGGTCGATGGCGCGATGGGCGCGCGATTCTCCGTGTACCTCGGCGAAGTCCTGGCCGACATGCGCAAAATTCTGCTGTAA
- the folD gene encoding bifunctional methylenetetrahydrofolate dehydrogenase/methenyltetrahydrofolate cyclohydrolase FolD, giving the protein MPAQLIDGIALSQKLRSEIATRAAALTAKGTQPGLAVILVGEDPASQVYVRNKVKACGDVGFHSVLEKYEADLSEADLLARIASLNTDPAIHGILVQMPLPKHINPHKVIEAIATTKDVDGYSVLSAGELMTGLPGFRPCTPYGCMKLIESTGVDLRGKHAVVIGRSNTVGKPMALLLLQANATVTICHSATPDLGLYTRQADVVVAAVGRRNTLTAGMVKPGAIVIDVGMNRDDEGKLCGDVDFAGVKEVASHITPVPGGVGPMTITMLLMNTVEAAERI; this is encoded by the coding sequence ATGCCAGCACAACTGATCGACGGAATCGCCCTCTCCCAAAAACTGCGCAGCGAGATCGCCACGCGCGCCGCCGCCCTCACGGCCAAGGGCACCCAGCCCGGCCTGGCCGTGATACTCGTCGGCGAAGACCCGGCCAGCCAGGTGTACGTCCGCAACAAGGTCAAGGCGTGCGGCGACGTGGGTTTCCACTCGGTGCTGGAAAAATATGAAGCAGACCTGTCCGAAGCGGACTTGCTGGCGCGTATCGCCAGCCTGAATACCGACCCGGCCATCCACGGCATCCTCGTGCAAATGCCCTTGCCCAAGCACATCAACCCGCACAAGGTCATCGAAGCGATCGCCACGACGAAAGACGTGGATGGCTATTCGGTCCTGAGCGCCGGCGAACTGATGACGGGCTTGCCCGGCTTCCGCCCGTGCACGCCATACGGCTGCATGAAACTGATCGAAAGCACGGGCGTGGACTTGCGCGGCAAGCACGCCGTCGTCATCGGCCGCAGCAACACCGTCGGCAAGCCGATGGCCCTGCTGCTCTTGCAAGCGAACGCTACCGTCACCATCTGCCATAGTGCGACCCCGGACCTGGGCCTGTACACGCGCCAGGCGGACGTGGTCGTGGCCGCCGTCGGCCGCCGCAACACCCTGACGGCCGGCATGGTCAAGCCGGGCGCCATCGTCATCGACGTGGGCATGAACCGCGACGATGAAGGCAAGCTGTGCGGCGACGTGGATTTTGCCGGCGTGAAGGAAGTCGCCTCCCACATCACCCCCGTACCGGGTGGCGTGGGTCCGATGACGATTACGATGCTCCTGATGAACACGGTCGAGGCCGCCGAGCGGATTTAA
- the aceE gene encoding pyruvate dehydrogenase (acetyl-transferring), homodimeric type, with translation MSAQLNQVTTQIGTDPDMQETKEWLDALEAVLENEGPERAHYLMERMVDLARRRGAQIPFSSTTAYVNTIPTKQEAHCPGNLEYEERLRSWMRWNAMAMVVKANRADGDLGGHLSSFASLANMLGIGFNHFWHAPTADHGGDLLYIQGHSSPGVYARAFLEGRLSEEQMLNFRKEVDGKGLSSYPHPKLMPDFWQFPTVSMGLGPHMAIYQARFLKYLHARGIAKTDNRKIWAFCGDGEMDEPESLGAIGLAARDMLDNLVIVVNCNLQRLDGPVRGNTKIIQELEGEFRGAGWNVVKVIWGPGWDALLAQDKEGILQRVMMETVDGEYQNYKAKDGAYVRKHFFGKHPKLLEMVANMTDDDIWRLTRGGHDPHKIYAAFKIAQEHKGQPTVLLVKTIKGYGMGKSGEARNTAHQTKKLDDEAIREMRDRFSLPIPDDKLADIPFFKPADDAPEMVYLHERRKALGGYLPQRRRKAEETLPVPGLDAFKNVLEATPEGREISTTQAFVRVISTLLKDPNLGQRVVPILVDESRTFGMEGLFRQIGIYNPKGQLYEPVDKDQVMYYREDKAGQILQEGINEAGGMSSWIAAATSYSTNDRIMIPFYTFYSMFGFQRIGDQVWASADMRARGFLMGGTAGRTTLNGEGLQHEDGHSHIFAATIPTCMPYDPTFSHEVAVIIQDGLRRMIANQEDVFYYITIMNENYAQPGIKPGQEEGILKGMYKLQEGPADAKLRVQLIGCGTILRESIFAAELLANDWGVAADVWSAPSLTLVARDGQDAERWNMVNPSKEQRVPYVTSLMQDTDGPIVATTDYMRAFAEQIRAFMPKGRTYKVLGTDGFGRSDSRAKLREFFEVNRYYVTVAALKSLADEGKIDVSVVEQAIAKYGIDANKPNPVTQ, from the coding sequence ATGTCAGCTCAACTGAACCAGGTAACGACACAGATCGGCACCGACCCGGATATGCAGGAAACCAAGGAGTGGCTGGACGCACTCGAAGCCGTTCTGGAAAATGAAGGTCCGGAACGCGCGCATTACCTGATGGAGCGCATGGTTGACCTGGCCCGCCGCCGCGGCGCCCAGATCCCGTTCTCCAGCACCACCGCCTACGTCAACACCATCCCCACCAAGCAAGAAGCACACTGTCCCGGCAACCTGGAATACGAAGAGCGCCTGCGTTCGTGGATGCGCTGGAATGCCATGGCCATGGTCGTCAAGGCCAACCGCGCCGACGGCGATCTGGGCGGCCACTTGTCCTCGTTCGCTTCGCTGGCGAACATGCTGGGCATCGGTTTCAACCATTTCTGGCACGCGCCGACGGCCGACCACGGCGGCGACCTGCTGTACATCCAGGGCCACTCCTCGCCCGGCGTCTACGCGCGCGCCTTCCTCGAAGGCCGTTTGAGCGAAGAGCAAATGCTGAACTTCCGCAAGGAAGTCGACGGCAAGGGCCTGTCCTCGTACCCGCATCCTAAATTGATGCCTGACTTCTGGCAGTTCCCGACCGTGTCGATGGGCCTGGGCCCGCACATGGCGATCTACCAGGCGCGCTTCCTGAAATACCTGCACGCACGCGGCATCGCGAAAACCGACAACCGCAAGATCTGGGCCTTCTGCGGCGACGGCGAGATGGACGAGCCGGAATCCCTGGGCGCAATCGGCCTGGCCGCACGCGACATGCTCGACAACCTGGTCATCGTGGTCAACTGCAACCTGCAGCGCCTGGACGGCCCGGTACGCGGCAACACCAAGATCATCCAGGAGCTGGAAGGCGAATTCCGCGGCGCCGGCTGGAACGTCGTCAAGGTCATCTGGGGCCCGGGCTGGGACGCCCTGCTGGCACAAGACAAGGAAGGCATTCTGCAGCGCGTGATGATGGAAACCGTCGACGGCGAATACCAGAACTACAAGGCCAAAGACGGCGCCTACGTGCGCAAGCACTTCTTCGGCAAGCATCCGAAGCTGCTGGAAATGGTTGCCAACATGACGGACGACGACATCTGGCGCCTGACCCGTGGCGGCCACGATCCGCACAAGATCTACGCGGCCTTCAAGATCGCCCAGGAACACAAGGGCCAGCCGACCGTCCTGCTGGTGAAAACCATCAAGGGCTACGGCATGGGCAAGTCCGGCGAAGCGCGCAACACGGCGCACCAGACGAAAAAACTGGACGACGAAGCCATCCGCGAAATGCGCGACCGCTTCTCGCTGCCTATTCCTGACGACAAGCTGGCCGACATCCCGTTCTTCAAGCCAGCCGACGACGCGCCGGAAATGGTCTACCTGCACGAGCGCCGCAAGGCCTTGGGTGGCTACCTGCCGCAGCGCCGCCGGAAAGCGGAAGAAACCCTGCCGGTGCCTGGCCTGGACGCGTTCAAGAACGTGCTCGAAGCCACGCCTGAAGGCCGTGAAATCTCGACCACGCAAGCGTTCGTGCGCGTCATTTCGACCCTGCTGAAAGACCCGAACCTGGGCCAGCGCGTCGTGCCTATCCTGGTCGATGAATCGCGTACCTTCGGCATGGAAGGCCTGTTCCGCCAGATCGGCATCTACAACCCGAAAGGCCAGTTGTACGAGCCGGTCGACAAGGACCAGGTCATGTACTACCGCGAAGACAAGGCCGGCCAGATCCTGCAAGAGGGCATCAACGAAGCGGGTGGCATGAGCTCGTGGATCGCCGCGGCGACGTCGTATTCGACCAACGACCGCATCATGATCCCGTTCTACACCTTCTACTCGATGTTCGGCTTCCAGCGCATCGGCGACCAGGTATGGGCTTCGGCCGACATGCGTGCCCGCGGCTTCCTGATGGGCGGCACGGCTGGCCGTACGACCCTGAACGGCGAAGGCTTGCAGCACGAAGATGGCCACAGCCATATCTTCGCCGCGACCATCCCGACCTGCATGCCGTACGATCCGACCTTCAGCCATGAAGTCGCCGTCATCATCCAGGACGGCCTGCGCCGCATGATCGCCAACCAGGAAGATGTGTTCTACTACATCACGATCATGAACGAGAACTACGCCCAGCCAGGCATCAAGCCAGGCCAGGAAGAAGGTATCCTGAAAGGCATGTACAAGCTGCAGGAAGGTCCGGCGGACGCCAAGCTGCGCGTACAGCTGATCGGTTGCGGCACCATCCTGCGCGAATCGATCTTCGCCGCCGAATTGCTTGCCAACGACTGGGGCGTGGCTGCGGACGTGTGGTCGGCGCCGTCGCTGACCCTGGTGGCCCGCGATGGTCAGGATGCGGAACGCTGGAACATGGTCAACCCGTCGAAAGAGCAGCGCGTGCCTTACGTGACGTCGCTGATGCAGGACACGGATGGCCCGATCGTCGCCACGACCGACTACATGCGCGCGTTTGCAGAACAGATCCGCGCCTTCATGCCGAAGGGCCGCACTTATAAAGTGCTCGGTACCGATGGCTTTGGCCGCTCGGACAGCCGCGCCAAGCTGCGCGAGTTCTTCGAAGTGAACCGTTATTATGTCACCGTGGCCGCGCTCAAATCGCTGGCTGACGAAGGCAAGATCGACGTGTCGGTGGTGGAGCAGGCGATTGCCAAGTACGGCATCGACGCGAACAAACCGAATCCGGTGACCCAGTAA